ACTATCCCCGGTCGTCCATCCCTGAAGTCAGTTGGAGTcgaagcaacagcataaaCCATTAAAGGTGAGACAGGAAAGGATCGagagacaaacaaaaccagaatatgtatctgtgtgtgagagaaggagagagagaaggagaaaatggGAGGGATTCCACATGTTTTGGCGACGTCACTCCCGGAGAAAGTGCCATCGGAGGGTCCGtgtgatgcgtgcgtgtgtgtgtgtgtgtgtgagggtcGAGCGCCACGATTCCGGTCCGGCCCCCTCTTAACCCGCAAACGGTTTCTCTCAAAACTGTTTCCAAAATGTGCAAATGAGTTGAGCAAGTTAGCAGGCCACTAACCTCGGCCGATCGACGTCACATGCTTCGTCGTTTTGTTGGGGCCATGTAACGAGCGTGAGTTTGCACGACGTGCTTACAGCATCGTAGTGCCCCGCGGACAGTCAGCCATGCTTACTATGCTGGAAGAAAGTAGGTGCACGGTGTGAGCGATGTAACGGTGACACTCTATCGACCTTGTTGTGAAGGATGATTCCTGGATCCTAGTGGGCTGCGGGATTCTGCATACTACTGCCGTCGTCCGTCTATTCTCCCAAGGCAGTTCTCTCCAGATCCTGCAAGTCTACTTTGATTCGCAATCAATTACAATTAGTGCACAAACATCGCAGACAAGCGCCACGGACATGTGCAACGCTGTATGCATATTCATAGGTGGGTCCACGGTGCAGCTGCAACCGTATATCATACGATCGAAGTCAACAATCATGACccagaaacggaaaacgggtAGTGCACAACCCGATACGGGCCCCTTTTTGGCGAAGGGTGGGTCGTAGGGAGCGGATGCCTAATCTCGTTCCGTATCAACCCCCGCTGATCCCGCTTGGTAAGGTAATGCTACGCCCTGGTTCAGCATTCCGTAGCGTTCCTTTCTCGTGTACCGTGGGCATACGCCCTTTTGCAACGGACTTTGCATTCCGGCCCATGGCGAGCCAGTCAAGTTCAAGTTTTGTGTTTATGATCCCAGAACTGCACTTTTCCTTGTCTCGCTAATGTCCTTCGCAGCAAGATTAGCTACTAGCTCCCGACCTCAAAGGAGCTTAGCAAGGCAGAACAGGATTTCCGCAGGTTGTTCTGTAGCTATGGATATGCTAATTGTTCCCACCGCCCGAATCGGGTTTATGATGGTGGTTGGGTACCCTTTCAAAGCGCATTAATTATTATTGTCCTTCAACATCGCCAGAAGCGCACATTTTATGTTTGCACAATTGTTCCGGGATTTCCTACCATAGCATTCATTACTAGAATATATTGTGGTGTACATTGCAGGTAAATATTTAGTGAAAACATTCTAACCCTTGCTAGATACTTTTTCAGTTAACAAAACGATCCTAGCAACAGCAAGGCAGTAACAGGATAAATGactgaaaacgaaaagaaaaaggatcgaATGAGTCGGTAATGTATTTGCAAAACCTTTCCTCTAAGAACAAggtattcaatttaaaaatattgcaCATTTTTGTTGTCACTATGGATCTCAGTGTGTCCACTATCTATTAATACCAAGCAATACCAGTATTTATGCTCTCTTTTAAGCAGCTGGAGCTGAGTCTCTAGTTTTCGGGAATCGCTTGGTTATGTCTAAACCTGAACATATAGTTACCATTTGTAATCATAACAGTTCATCACAATCCGTAAGACTTTCACATTCAGTGCAGGTGAAATGCTTACTTAACAGCGCGTGGTGACACAGGAACACAAGGCGGACCCGGTAGTCTTCAGTAGCAAGTGTCGCCATCTCTTTGCACAACTATTTATCGTGTCATCGACCgatgggaaaaagaaaaggcaaaagtaAAATCATCCCTcccgaaaaaatggaaattcgaaAACCAAATCCGGCCGTTTGCGTTCCTGGTGCggcgcacaacaacacaccaacacacacacacacgcacacaagctgGCCAGTAAACAGGCACTGGGTCGAACTTTCCACATGTGTGCTCACGTGAGTCCATCCACTATCCGAGGGAGAGAGTCCGTTGACCGCTGGCATGACGTTTTGCTTGTGCTTCCCACAACTCCTTCTCGTCCCATTCCACCTCCCCTTCTAACCAAAAAGCGAATTTGGGGCCAATGAACGAACGGCGGTCCCTCGCCATCGGCACCATCTTGGACGACAAATTTCGCCGGTTAAATGTTGTTCAGTTCAGGGCGGCCTTTCGCAGGAAAGCTTTCTCTCACGACTGTCATCATTGTCGATGGCCAgcaggggcggggggggggggggcgggttCACTCCTTCCGcttcattccgttccggtcATCGATCGCTGTGTCACATGAGGATCGGCGCGTTACGGTGTGTGGCGCGCTTAAATCATCTGCATAATATGGCCTGCGAGCTCGCCCAACATTGGGTGGCCGACCAGGAGTCCGGATGTGGAAACGAATGGCTACCAGCTGCGAACGAGGATGTAATGTGACCAGGTTATCGCACCGTGTAGGTTCAGAAAGCCGATGCTTCATCGATGCGAAGAAACTTTGAAGCGCTGAGTCACTTTATTCGGCGAATATTATCAACTCAACTGCACGCACACGATGGAAACACAACTTTTGAGAAGGAAGAGATGTCGTTGGCCACCGAAGCTTGTGAAACTATCCTGGCAGAATGTTACCATCCACGATGCTACCACTGCAAAGCACCGAGCAGGAACGTTGGTGAACAATACGAATAGCCTAACTGAACATGCACCTTTGTATCAACCTTCGATCGTTATTATCAAACATCGAGTTATCACTACCTCTTTTCGGAAACTTTTAACCACCTCACATATTTTATATTTGAAACAATAATAGCAATAATATCTGACCAATTATCATTTGAATTTATAATTTGAGGAAATCCATCAAACTACTTACCACCAATAGACACAGAGTGATTAGAGGAACCAGTAGGAATTAACGTATGCGTTCGTGAGCAAGCATCTGATGTCAATAAAAAACTTTATTTTTGTCTACATTAGAACTCAGAAATCATTATAGAAACTCAGATTTCATTACACCAAAAACGGTATTGATAATGCATTTTGAAGCGTGCAATTGAAGTAAATGAGGTAAATACAAGTAGTAAGTATCATTCATACCTAGAAATCATCCTCGAAATCCACGTTTAAGCTAATTCAGATGCATTTAAGCAACTACATACATTAGATTCTAGTTTAACACACAGTTTGGATCCTGCAACATTTGAATAATCCTCGGATTTTGATGCACTTCCAGTTAAGCCCGTGTTACCGAGATTCTTGGGAAAACTGTCGAGAGTTACGCTATCAATATTATTCATATGTATATCTaagatttttaaatttttcaagGATTCCAACCAGCTATAGTTGATGTGAGTAAGATTATTGTACGACATGTTGATGATTTCTAAGCTCTTGATTTTATCGACACACGCCGGCACAGCTAACAGGGAGTTCATATCAAGCTTCAATTCCTCCAAAGATGGTGTGTCCCATTGACACAAATTCAGTTGATTTATCCGATTCTTGTTCAAATCGATACTCTCAATGGCCTTGTTCGCAAATCTACCGGTAACCAATTCTATTTGATTGCTTTGAAACTCCAGCCTTTTCAGTTTATAGCATCGATTGAATAACTCTAGATTCAGAACtcttatttcatttcctcgcAGAATGATAATAGTCATAGTTAATCTACATGGTGAACTCTTCACCCTACTAACGATGGACTGAATTTTATTCTTAGATAAGGACAGAAAATTTAAGGACTTcaaatcacaaaacacaccCAAATCTAGTTGACGAATCAGGCATGATTGTATTGTTAGATTTTCTAGGTTTTTCAGATTGATTATTGAAGCCGAGATAGTTGCAAGGGGACTTGATGTAATAATCAGTTCACGAAGGTTTTCATTCAGATCACACTCCACTGAGATTATGCCTGTCTCCATTATCGTCAGACTGATCATTCTATTATTCCGAGAAATGTGCAATCGTTTAACATCAGGAGAATGTGCTACCACCAACTCCGTTCCAGG
The sequence above is a segment of the Anopheles darlingi chromosome 2, idAnoDarlMG_H_01, whole genome shotgun sequence genome. Coding sequences within it:
- the LOC125951831 gene encoding leucine-rich repeat and death domain-containing protein 1-like — encoded protein: MEMYSVIVLFVPISFAFKFVCNANICWLSHYNPNKDGTFMFKYVQENMSLNIQDLDSSEISYVLLDRIPGTELVVAHSPDVKRLHISRNNRMISLTIMETGIISVECDLNENLRELIITSSPLATISASIINLKNLENLTIQSCLIRQLDLGVFCDLKSLNFLSLSKNKIQSIVSRVKSSPCRLTMTIIILRGNEIRVLNLELFNRCYKLKRLEFQSNQIELVTGRFANKAIESIDLNKNRINQLNLCQWDTPSLEELKLDMNSLLAVPACVDKIKSLEIINMSYNNLTHINYSWLESLKNLKILDIHMNNIDSVTLDSFPKNLGNTGLTGSASKSEDYSNVAGSKLCVKLESNVCSCLNASELA